A genomic window from Bradyrhizobium lupini includes:
- the dnaN gene encoding DNA polymerase III subunit beta, protein MKVTVERAQLLKSLGHVHRVVERRNTIPILGNVLVRAENAKLSLKATDLDLEVTETLAAETATAGSTTVPAHMFYDIVRKLPDGSQIVLEADGDRAVLAIRAGRSRFTLQTLPENDFPDLAAGDMSHSFSLAAKDVKRLIDRTQFAISTEETRYYLNGIYLHAAGSAKAATLRGVATDGHRLAQLDLVQPKGAEGMPGVIVPRKTVGEVQRLIEDNEAEVTIELSQAKIRFTIGNVVLTSKLIDGTFPDYGRVIPQGNDKELVVDKKDFENAVDRVSTISSERGRAVKLSLSPGKLVLSVTNPDSGSATEELEVEYASDALDIGFNSRYLLDIAAQIEGDVATLRLADPGSPTLVQDRDDKSALYVLMPMRV, encoded by the coding sequence ATGAAGGTTACGGTCGAACGCGCGCAACTCCTGAAGTCGCTGGGCCACGTCCACCGCGTGGTCGAACGCCGCAACACGATTCCGATCCTCGGCAACGTGCTTGTTAGGGCCGAAAACGCGAAATTGTCGCTGAAGGCGACCGACCTCGACCTCGAGGTCACGGAAACGCTCGCGGCGGAAACCGCGACCGCGGGCTCGACCACCGTGCCGGCGCACATGTTCTACGACATCGTGCGCAAGCTGCCGGATGGTTCGCAGATCGTGCTCGAAGCCGACGGCGACCGCGCCGTGCTGGCGATCCGTGCCGGGCGCTCCCGCTTCACGCTGCAGACCCTGCCGGAAAACGATTTCCCGGATCTCGCCGCCGGCGACATGTCGCATTCGTTCAGCCTCGCCGCCAAGGACGTCAAGCGGCTGATCGATCGCACCCAGTTCGCGATCTCCACGGAGGAGACCCGCTATTATCTCAACGGCATCTACCTGCATGCCGCGGGCTCCGCCAAAGCCGCCACCCTGCGCGGCGTCGCCACCGACGGCCACCGCCTCGCCCAGCTCGACCTGGTGCAGCCCAAGGGTGCCGAGGGCATGCCCGGCGTGATCGTGCCGCGCAAGACGGTCGGCGAGGTGCAGCGCCTGATCGAGGACAACGAGGCCGAGGTCACGATCGAGCTGTCGCAGGCCAAGATCCGCTTCACCATCGGCAATGTGGTGCTGACCTCGAAGCTGATCGACGGCACCTTCCCCGATTACGGCCGCGTGATCCCGCAGGGCAACGACAAGGAGCTCGTCGTCGACAAGAAGGATTTCGAGAACGCGGTCGACCGCGTCTCGACGATTTCCAGCGAGCGCGGGCGAGCCGTGAAACTCTCGCTGTCGCCGGGCAAGCTGGTGCTGTCGGTGACCAATCCGGATTCCGGCAGCGCGACCGAAGAGCTCGAAGTCGAATACGCCTCCGACGCCCTCGATATCGGCTTCAACTCCCGCTATCTGCTCGACATCGCCGCCCAGATCGAAGGCGACGTCGCAACGCTCCGGCTCGCCGACCCGGGCTCACCGACTCTGGTGCAAGACCGCGACGACAAGAGCGCGCTCTACGTGCTGATGCCGATGCGGGTGTGA
- the recF gene encoding DNA replication/repair protein RecF — protein MTPSRIHRLTLTHFRNYRAAGLETAADMVVLVGPNGAGKTNCIEAISFLSPGRGLRRATLDDVADNQGDGSWAVSAQVEGALGLATLGTGIDPPRADSPVSRRCRIDREPVNSAAAFGDHIRMVWLTPAMDGLFMGAASERRRFFDRLVLAIDSDHSSRISALERSLRSRNRLLETRNYDDHWCDAIERETAELAVAVAATRGQTAARLTGMLNARAQASAFPSAQIALDGWMENALLTETATSVEDRYRQILRDNRPRDAIAGRTTDGPHLTDLQVIYAPKSMPARDASTGEQKALLIGLVLAHASLVAEMTGIVPLLLLDEVVAHLDPGRRAALFDELRKLGAQVWLTGADPAAFAEIGAGGEIFDVESGQVSARR, from the coding sequence ATGACCCCCTCCCGCATTCATCGCCTGACGCTGACGCATTTTCGTAATTACCGGGCGGCGGGGCTCGAGACGGCGGCCGACATGGTGGTCCTGGTCGGGCCGAACGGAGCGGGCAAGACCAATTGCATCGAGGCGATCTCGTTCCTGTCGCCGGGACGCGGCCTGCGGCGTGCGACGCTGGACGACGTCGCCGACAACCAGGGCGACGGCTCCTGGGCGGTGTCGGCACAGGTCGAGGGCGCGCTGGGCCTTGCCACGCTCGGCACCGGCATCGATCCGCCGCGCGCAGATAGCCCGGTCAGCCGGCGCTGCCGCATCGACCGCGAACCGGTCAATTCGGCGGCGGCGTTCGGCGACCACATCCGCATGGTATGGCTGACGCCGGCGATGGACGGGCTGTTCATGGGAGCGGCGTCCGAGCGGCGGCGCTTCTTCGACCGCCTGGTGCTCGCCATCGACAGCGACCATTCCAGCCGCATCTCCGCGCTCGAACGTTCGCTGCGTTCGCGCAACCGACTGCTCGAGACGCGCAATTACGACGACCATTGGTGTGACGCGATCGAGCGTGAGACCGCGGAGCTTGCGGTCGCGGTCGCCGCAACGCGCGGCCAGACCGCGGCGCGTCTGACCGGCATGCTGAACGCTCGCGCGCAGGCCTCCGCCTTCCCTTCGGCGCAGATCGCGCTCGACGGCTGGATGGAGAACGCGCTGCTGACGGAGACCGCGACGTCGGTCGAGGACCGCTACCGCCAGATCCTGCGCGACAACCGTCCGCGTGACGCCATCGCCGGCCGTACCACGGATGGTCCGCATCTCACCGATCTGCAGGTGATCTACGCGCCGAAAAGCATGCCGGCGCGCGATGCCTCGACCGGCGAGCAGAAGGCGTTGCTGATCGGGCTGGTGCTGGCGCATGCGAGCCTGGTCGCCGAGATGACCGGCATCGTGCCGCTGCTGCTACTCGACGAGGTCGTCGCGCATCTCGATCCCGGCAGGCGCGCGGCGCTGTTCGACGAGCTGCGCAAGCTCGGCGCGCAGGTGTGGTTGACCGGCGCAGACCCTGCCGCCTTCGCCGAGATCGGCGCCGGGGGCGAGATCTTTGACGTCGAAAGCGGCCAGGTATCGGCCCGGCGCTAG
- the gyrB gene encoding DNA topoisomerase (ATP-hydrolyzing) subunit B, whose product MTEPARQTPAENEPSNPSDYGAESIRVLKGLDAVRKRPGMYIGDTDDGSGLHHMVYEVVDNAIDEALAGHATRVDVILNADNSVTVRDDGRGIPVDIHKGEGISAAEVIMTQLHAGGKFDQNSYKVSGGLHGVGVSVVNALSSKLGLRIWRDNKEHYIEFAHGDAVAPLKVVGDAPGRRGTEVTFQASTETFKNIEYDFATLEHRLRELAFLNSGVNIALSDMRHAVEKREEMHYSGGVEEFVKYLDRNKKAIVPAPIMVRAESNGIGVEAALWWNDSYHENVLCFTNNIPQRDGGTHLAGFRGALTRQVNGYAEANAKKEKIALTGDDCREGLTAVLSVKVPDPKFSSQTKDKLVSSEVRPVVENVLNEALQAWFEEHPSEAKMIVGKVIQAAAAREAARKARELTRKSPLSVSSLPGKLADCQEKDPAKSELFIVEGDSAGGSAKQGRNREFQAVLPLRGKILNVERVRPDKMLHSEQIGTLITALGTGISDEFSIEKLRYHKIIVMTDADVDGAHIRTLLLTFFYRQMREIIDGGYLYIAQPPLYKVNRGKSEQYLKDERALEDYLIDTGLDDCVYIPGTGGDRTGRDLRSLVDDARAVRGVLRSLHTRYNRKVIEQAAITGVLNKAIYGDPEKAAAAAQYIAARLDTLADEVERGWIGQYVEGHGFQFERTVRGVKDVALIDDAFLGSVEARKLDEYTVKLQDVYARPGKLRRKDTEHMVYGPVDLFEAVTDAGRKGVSLQRYKGLGEMNPEQLWQTTLDVNARSLLQVKVKEVDEADDIFTKLMGDVVEPRRDFIQEHSLSATIDI is encoded by the coding sequence ATGACAGAACCTGCTCGGCAGACGCCTGCCGAAAACGAACCCTCAAATCCGAGCGATTACGGGGCGGAATCGATCCGCGTGCTCAAGGGTCTCGACGCCGTCCGCAAGCGTCCCGGCATGTATATCGGCGACACCGATGACGGCTCGGGCCTGCATCACATGGTGTACGAGGTCGTGGATAACGCGATCGACGAGGCGCTCGCGGGCCACGCCACGCGCGTGGACGTGATCCTCAACGCCGACAATTCCGTCACCGTGCGCGACGACGGCCGCGGCATTCCCGTCGACATCCACAAGGGCGAAGGCATCTCGGCAGCCGAGGTCATCATGACCCAGCTCCATGCCGGCGGTAAGTTCGACCAGAATTCCTACAAGGTTTCCGGCGGTCTGCACGGCGTCGGCGTCTCCGTCGTCAACGCGCTGTCAAGCAAGCTCGGCTTGCGCATCTGGCGCGACAACAAGGAACACTACATCGAATTCGCCCATGGCGATGCGGTCGCGCCGCTCAAGGTGGTCGGCGACGCGCCCGGCAGGCGCGGCACTGAGGTGACGTTCCAGGCTTCGACGGAAACCTTCAAGAACATCGAGTATGATTTCGCCACGCTGGAGCACCGGCTGCGCGAGCTCGCCTTCCTCAATTCCGGCGTCAACATCGCCCTCTCCGACATGCGTCACGCCGTCGAGAAGCGCGAGGAGATGCACTATTCCGGCGGCGTCGAGGAATTCGTCAAATATCTCGACCGCAACAAGAAGGCGATCGTTCCGGCGCCGATCATGGTGCGCGCGGAATCCAACGGCATCGGTGTCGAGGCCGCGTTGTGGTGGAACGACAGCTACCACGAGAACGTGCTGTGCTTCACCAACAACATCCCGCAGCGCGACGGCGGCACCCATCTCGCCGGCTTCCGCGGCGCGCTGACGCGCCAGGTCAACGGCTATGCCGAGGCCAACGCGAAAAAGGAAAAGATCGCGCTCACCGGCGACGACTGCCGCGAAGGCCTCACTGCGGTGCTGTCGGTGAAGGTGCCGGACCCAAAATTTTCGTCGCAGACCAAGGACAAGCTGGTGTCCTCGGAAGTGCGCCCCGTGGTCGAGAACGTGCTCAACGAGGCGCTGCAGGCCTGGTTCGAGGAGCATCCCTCCGAAGCCAAGATGATCGTCGGCAAGGTGATCCAGGCGGCGGCTGCCCGCGAAGCCGCGCGAAAGGCGCGCGAGCTGACGCGCAAGAGCCCGCTCTCGGTCTCTTCGCTGCCCGGCAAGCTCGCCGACTGCCAGGAGAAGGACCCGGCGAAATCCGAGCTCTTCATCGTCGAGGGTGACTCGGCAGGCGGCAGCGCCAAGCAGGGCCGCAACCGCGAATTCCAGGCCGTGCTGCCGCTGCGCGGCAAGATCCTCAATGTCGAACGCGTGCGTCCCGACAAGATGCTGCACAGCGAGCAGATCGGCACGCTGATCACCGCGCTCGGCACCGGCATCAGCGACGAATTCTCGATCGAGAAGCTGCGCTATCACAAGATCATCGTGATGACGGACGCCGACGTCGACGGCGCCCACATCCGCACGCTGCTGCTCACTTTCTTCTACCGGCAGATGCGCGAGATCATCGACGGCGGCTATCTCTATATCGCCCAGCCGCCGCTCTATAAGGTCAACCGCGGCAAGTCCGAGCAATATCTGAAGGACGAGCGGGCGCTGGAAGATTATCTGATCGATACCGGGCTGGACGATTGCGTCTATATTCCCGGCACCGGCGGCGATCGCACCGGCCGCGACCTGCGCTCGCTGGTCGATGACGCCCGCGCCGTCCGCGGCGTCCTGCGCAGCCTGCACACCCGCTACAATCGCAAGGTGATCGAGCAGGCCGCCATCACCGGCGTGCTCAACAAGGCGATCTACGGCGATCCGGAGAAAGCCGCCGCGGCAGCCCAATACATCGCCGCCCGCCTCGACACGCTCGCCGACGAGGTCGAGCGCGGCTGGATCGGTCAATACGTCGAAGGCCATGGTTTCCAGTTCGAGCGCACCGTGCGCGGCGTCAAGGACGTCGCCCTCATCGATGACGCGTTCCTGGGCTCGGTCGAAGCCCGCAAGCTCGACGAGTACACCGTCAAGCTCCAGGACGTTTATGCCCGCCCCGGCAAGCTGCGGCGCAAGGACACCGAGCACATGGTCTACGGCCCGGTCGATCTGTTCGAAGCCGTCACCGACGCCGGCCGCAAGGGCGTCTCGCTGCAGCGCTACAAAGGGCTGGGCGAGATGAATCCGGAGCAACTCTGGCAGACGACGCTGGACGTCAATGCGCGATCACTGCTCCAGGTGAAGGTCAAAGAGGTCGACGAGGCCGACGACATCTTCACCAAGCTGATGGGCGACGTGGTCGAGCCGCGCCGCGACTTCATCCAGGAACATTCGCTGAGCGCGACGATCGATATCTGA
- the murA gene encoding UDP-N-acetylglucosamine 1-carboxyvinyltransferase, giving the protein MAPIQYIVEGGHRLSGSIEPSGNKNAALPIIAAALLTEHPVTLENVPRIRDTETLVELIRSVGAAAEWTARNTLHIHAKSIRAADLDPDLCVRIRASILLAGPLLARCGEVMLPPPGGDVIGRRRLDTHVLALEQLGAKVTATDRLEFRASKLTGADVFLDEPSVTATENALVAAVAAQGTTYLRNAASEPHVQDLANFLVALGAGIEGIGTNTMIVHGPATLGGATYRIQPDHIEVGSLIGLAAVTRSPLRIVRAGVEHLRSIRMGFERLGIVCRIEGDDLIVPSNQTLKIQDDFGGHVPKLEDQPWPAFPADLMSIAIVTATQCEGVILMFEKMFESRMFFVDKLIAMGARIVLCDPHRAIIAGPSRLRGASMISPDIRAGMAMLLAAVCAEGTSTINNADQIERGYERIDERLNALGAKIRRVPERKG; this is encoded by the coding sequence GTGGCGCCCATCCAGTACATTGTCGAGGGCGGTCACCGGCTCTCGGGCTCGATCGAGCCTTCCGGCAACAAGAATGCGGCCCTGCCGATCATCGCGGCAGCCCTGCTCACCGAGCATCCGGTGACGCTGGAGAACGTGCCGCGGATCCGCGACACCGAGACGCTGGTCGAGCTGATCCGCTCGGTCGGCGCGGCGGCGGAATGGACCGCCCGCAACACGCTTCATATTCACGCCAAGAGCATCCGCGCCGCCGATCTCGATCCTGATCTGTGCGTGCGCATCCGCGCCTCGATCCTGCTCGCCGGCCCCCTGCTCGCCCGCTGCGGCGAAGTGATGCTACCGCCGCCCGGCGGCGACGTCATCGGCCGCCGAAGGCTCGACACGCATGTGCTCGCACTCGAGCAGTTGGGAGCCAAGGTCACCGCGACCGACCGGCTCGAATTCCGCGCTTCGAAACTGACCGGCGCCGACGTGTTCCTGGACGAGCCCAGCGTGACCGCGACCGAGAACGCGCTGGTCGCAGCCGTCGCCGCCCAAGGCACCACCTATTTGCGCAACGCCGCGTCCGAGCCGCATGTGCAGGACCTCGCCAACTTCCTGGTCGCGCTCGGCGCAGGGATCGAGGGCATCGGCACCAACACCATGATCGTGCACGGTCCGGCGACGCTGGGCGGCGCGACCTACCGGATCCAGCCCGACCATATCGAGGTCGGCTCGCTGATCGGACTCGCGGCCGTGACGCGGTCGCCGCTTCGCATCGTGCGCGCGGGCGTCGAGCATCTGCGCTCGATCCGCATGGGATTCGAACGGCTCGGCATCGTCTGCCGCATCGAGGGCGACGATCTCATCGTGCCATCAAACCAGACGCTGAAGATCCAGGACGATTTTGGCGGCCACGTGCCGAAGCTGGAAGACCAGCCCTGGCCGGCCTTCCCGGCCGATCTGATGTCGATCGCGATCGTCACCGCCACGCAATGCGAGGGCGTGATCCTGATGTTCGAGAAGATGTTCGAATCGCGGATGTTCTTCGTCGACAAGCTGATCGCGATGGGCGCGCGTATCGTGCTCTGTGACCCCCATCGCGCCATCATCGCCGGCCCCAGCCGCCTGCGCGGTGCATCGATGATCTCGCCCGACATTCGCGCCGGCATGGCCATGCTGCTCGCGGCCGTCTGCGCCGAGGGCACCTCCACGATCAACAACGCCGACCAGATCGAGCGCGGCTACGAGCGCATCGACGAGCGCCTCAACGCGCTCGGCGCGAAGATCAGGCGCGTGCCTGAACGGAAGGGCTGA